The sequence below is a genomic window from Candidatus Sericytochromatia bacterium.
GCGAGGAGATCGAACCGGCCCGCGAGGCGTTTCGCCAGGCGCTGAGCTGCCCGCCCATGGCTTGGCCTCAGGCCACCTCCGCGCGTCTGTTGGCCGAGGAGTTTCACGGCACCCGAGAGGCGTTACAGGACCTGATCGCGCGATACTACGCCCCGATGCTGGAGCGCGACTGAACCGCAGGAGCGGGCGGCACGAGGCCGAGCAGCCCTAGGAAGTCGGCCGAACCGTGGGGTATTTCAGGTCTTTCCAAGCTCCCATGCCGCCCTTCAGCACGAGCAGCTTGGTGTAACCCTGTTGGATGAGATCCAGCGCCGCACCGGCGCTGCTATGCTCGTCCGGTCACGTACAGTAGAGCAGCAGCGTGCGGTCCTTCGGCAGTTGGGCCTTGCCTTCCTTGATGTCGGCCCACGTCGCATTGACTGCCCCTTCGATGTGCTCAGCGGCGTAGGAGGCGGCATTGCGCACGTCCACCACCAGGATATTCTCGCCGGCGTTCAGGCGTGCCTTGGCCTGCTCTGGCGTGACGCGCCCTGGAGCGGTCACGGCCGGCCCGGTCCCTGGCTGCACCGAGGCAGAGGAGACGGGCGCAGGGTTTCCGGCCACTGGAAGCGAGGCCTGACAGCCCAGCAGACCCAGAAAACCAAGTCCTGCGGCCCAGGACAGGACGAGACGGTGACGACGCGACATGGACATCTCCTCAGAGCAAAACCGGCTCAAAGTGTACCCTGTTTGGGGCCCGGCTCGCCAGGTGCGGTGCGCTCGCGCGCGAACCACGAGGGAGCCAGCCAGCCCCCCAGCGTGAGCACCGGGCCGTATGAAGCTTCCGCATAGCCGGGCCCCCCCAGGGACCAGCGCCGGTAGCCGATCGCCACCCTCAGTCCCGCGAAATTCCAATCCAGACCGCCCTCCAGGCGGGAACCGGTCAAGGGCGCAGGCTCCATCACCGCACCGGCGTCTGCCACGAACCAGGCGGGCGCCAGAGCCCCTTCAGCGTAGAGGCCCACGCCGCCGGACAGCGGCCAGGCCGCCAGCAGCAGGCACTCCGGCGCCACCATGACACGGGTGCCCTGACTGACGGCCCCCCCCTGCACGGGCGTGACCGCCCGCCAGAACTGGTCCTGTTTGAGCGCCAGGCCGAGCCCCGCGTGCAGGTCAAGGCCCGCCACGCGGGCCCCGCGCAAGCCAGCGGCGTGCAGTCGCCATCCCTGGCGAGCCTGAAGACCATCCGCAATTTGCGGGTCGACGAAGGCGACACCGCCCGCGTAGGCATCGAGCAGCCCGGTCCACCAGGCCGGCGACTCGCCAGGGACCTCCCAGGCGCCCCAACGCGCGAACAGGCGCGCGCCCGACACGCCGTGAGAGTCCGAGCGAGCCGCCTGCGTGAAACCCGGCACCGTCGCCTCGAAGGCGCCGAGCATGCCAGCGCTCGCCACGTGGAGGTCAAACGTGGGGGGGGAGCTCCAAGGTGCCGGCCCCGCGGGAAACGGCGCCATCGAGGGAGCCGGCAACGGCACGGGGGGAATCGGTGCGCGCTCGTCAGGCGTGCCCGGAAGATAGGCGAGACCAGGTTCAGAGGGCAGAGGCAGGGGCTTCTTGTGCGTATCGAGTCCTTCAAGCACCCCCTGCAGCTGGCGTTCCAACACGGGCGAGGCCACCGCATCCCCCCGTGGAGGAGACGGAGAAGCGAGGCGCGCGGGCAGCACCGGGGAAACGCGCCGGAGCGAAGCGGGCTCCGAGCGCGGGGCCACCTCCCTTTGTCCCGGCAATGGGCGGAGCGGGAGGCCCGATACCTGGGGCACGCGTGGCGGAGGAAGTAGCGGTGGCGCAGGCAGCGCGCTGCAGTCGAAGCGGATCAGGTGCTGACGCGCATCGAAGCGCAGGGCCACCTCCGTCGGCTTGCGCAACACCAGCGTGAGTCTCGCCCGCGTCTCACCGTGAGAGGCAAAGGTCCAGGCCAGGAGCTGGGGATGACTCGCAACCGAGGAATGGCGCGTGCCCGTCGACAGGCTGCGCGCCCGAATGTCGAAATAGACCCGATCCGGCTGACGCAGGACGCCCTCCGTCCAGATCGGGAGGGGGCCCGTGTAAGGAAGGACGACCTCCTGACGTCTGGCATCGTAGTAGGGCGCCCCGAGACGCGTCGCAGACGCAGGGGCGGCGTGCAACGCCGGGGCGGCGAGCAAGGTCAGAGACGCCATCAGAACCACAACGGGCCCCCACGTGCCAGGGCCTGTCGAACGTCGTTCCAGGTCCGACCGGGCTTCAGCTCAAGCATTCGGCAGCTCCTGGGATGGCGCTGCGGCAGGCCAGGCACGCAGCCAGGCCAGCAGCCGGCCCAATCCGCGCACGGCCAGGGCGGCGAGCACGAAGGCCGCGGCCAGGGCCGTTTGACTGGCTCCCACCGGAAATTCGCCCACGTAGGCCAGCAGATAGCCCCCCGCCCCGGCCGCGGCGCCCAGGCTCGCCGCCAGGGCCAGCGCCAGCCAGGGAATGCGACACAGGGCCATCACGGCCAAAGCCGGCAGCACGCTGAAGGCAAATACCGGCAAGGCCCCCAACGCATGGGTCGCCACCGAGATGCAGCCGGCCAGCAAGAGCAACAGCACCGTATCGAGCAGGGCCACCGGCAGGCCTCGCACACGCGCCCCATCGGGATCCATCGAGGCGAACCAGAAGCCCCGATGCCACCAGAGCAGCCAGAAGGCACTGAGGCCGGCCACCCCCGTCACCAGGGCGACATCTTCGGGCCTGACCACCACGGCCGAGCCGAAGAGGATCGCCTCGATGTCGTGGGCTTCCTGGCTGATGCGCGTGCCCAGCAGCAAGGCCACGGCCCCCCCCAGCATATAAAGCAAGGCCAGCACCCCTTCCCGGCTGATGACCCGGCGTCCCGGCCACTGCAGGATCCAGATGGCCAGCAAGGTGGCGCCCAGGGACCAGGCCCGGGGAGAGGCCAGGCTCTCGGGAAGCCCGGCATGAATCTGCAGAAAAAAGGCCGTCGCCACGCCGCAGCC
It includes:
- a CDS encoding rhodanese-like domain-containing protein, with translation MSRRHRLVLSWAAGLGFLGLLGCQASLPVAGNPAPVSSASVQPGTGPAVTAPGRVTPEQAKARLNAGENILVVDVRNAASYAAEHIEGAVNATWADIKEGKAQLPKDRTLLLYCT
- a CDS encoding metal ABC transporter permease, with translation MALGALFSAWELFRDPILVAAIAGAVLGYLGVFVVMRRMVFSAAALAQAAGCGVATAFFLQIHAGLPESLASPRAWSLGATLLAIWILQWPGRRVISREGVLALLYMLGGAVALLLGTRISQEAHDIEAILFGSAVVVRPEDVALVTGVAGLSAFWLLWWHRGFWFASMDPDGARVRGLPVALLDTVLLLLLAGCISVATHALGALPVFAFSVLPALAVMALCRIPWLALALAASLGAAAGAGGYLLAYVGEFPVGASQTALAAAFVLAALAVRGLGRLLAWLRAWPAAAPSQELPNA